Within the Polypterus senegalus isolate Bchr_013 unplaced genomic scaffold, ASM1683550v1 scaffold_1249, whole genome shotgun sequence genome, the region GTCCTTGTCCTGTGCCTTCACTGTCTGCACTAAAGGGACAGCATGCAGACTGGCAGGGCAGTGTGACCCCTACTGGCACTGCCAGATCTTTCCCTCTATGTCTGAGTGGGCACTGCCCAGAGCCCTGGAGGTGGCATTGGATAACCCAATTCAGCCTACCCAGCTACAGGGTTTGTGATTTGTTTATTGATGTTTATTAAGCTTTTCATGATGTTCTCCATGTTGTCTGCCCCAAGGACTGGCTGGCATTGGTTTGGAGGAGGACACCAGCCAGTGGGTTTGCAATCAACAGCAGGCGCTCTAATGTGGCATGGCAGACCTTCTAGCGGATTAACTGGATAAAGCAAATTAATTTGAAACGCACAGATCTCGTCAGACTCCTCTAGAAGCTCAGTACCAGCGTTTGGCTCGGCCTCCATGTTTAACTGCTGGTCATTTCTAATTGAAGTAGCAGAGCCGTATTCTGATGCTGTGCTCAGGCCGCTCGGCCGTCACAAATGTGCCGTGAGGTCAGTCAGGCGAGGAAGATCAGGCCGTTCAGCCCACTGACGGTGCTGCCATAGCGGTTGATTAGGGCTTGTGAGTAAAAACGTCACTGGACTCGGCACACAGGACACTAAGGACCCCACCAGACAGCCCCTGTCACACCATCTGTCTctattttatagcacctttcatatctcaCTGTCAGTCATTCATCCTGGTAGCAGAGACTGGTGCCATGTGGCATGGTGATGGGCATGTGCAAGTTAAAGGACCACAGAAATGTATAAAGCCAAGCTCTGTCAGCGACGGGGGCCATCAGTGTCCACCTGGCCCTGTCATTCTGCTAATATGCACTGGCACAGCTGGCATGACATGTGAGGTGCCAAGCCTGTCTCTAATATGTTAAGCTTATTAAAAACCCAACCCTTCTCTTTATGTTTTGAAGAGCTCGACATTTTGAGGATCCCATCCAAATATTCCGCAGTAAAGGACACTCAGGAACTGCAGTCCAGGGGGAACGTGCTGGAGGTGAATGTGCAGAGCATCATGGGAGCAGACACAGAAGGTAAAGATGGCGCCCCATTTTTAGAAAAACTCAAACAGTGATGCCTCGTAACGCTGTGATGAGGAGCCAGCATACCAGATATTTAGTtagttttttattaaatgaatcATTTTATCAAGCGCCTTTAACTGAGGCCACACAAATGCTTAGCACAGGGGCATTAGAGGGCTTGTCAGGACTGTGGAGGTGCAGGAGACGTTCAGCCATCAGCCGTTCAGACGTCCTTTAGAACACAAGCAAGCAGGGAGGATCAGAAAAAGTGGACTCTAGTCAATGAAGGCCCTGTGGTGGGCCCTGAAGAGTCACCTGAAGGTCCGTAGACAGCAGCACCTCCATCACGTTGGGCTGCTCGATCCTGAACGGTCGATGCTCACAATGTCTGCTTCTGCTCAGGTCCTACGGAGGGAGACGACAAGGAGCAGCTAACCAACCAGAGGCAATGAGGGCCAGTGAAGGACAGAAGACGAGCGACGTGCTTTTACTGAACCGCTAGGCCCAAAGAGTTCCAAGAAATGTTATGAAAAGCCCCACAAGTTGGAAGGGTCTGGCAACTTGTAAAACATGACAGGGAGATGAGGAATCTTTGTCagataaaagatttaaaaagtcaaaaacagaggcCTAGAAATCCAAGAACTCCACAAAAGCTCATACAATGAACCGCAGCGGACTGCTTGTTCCCTCAGCCCTCATAGGGTTGAAAGCAGCCAGTCCATTGAAAGAAGCGGACAGACGCacagaaatgaaataattaacaaaactgcagAGATTAGCACAACTCattaacataagtaacataaatGAACTTAAAAGACACAAGCAGGAATCTGAGCACCAGCCTGAAACATAACTGGCACACTGAATTAACCAAACTGCTTGGAGTGCAGGGCACAGGTGCCACCTGCAATAAGCTATCGAAAACAGGATAGATGACAACCGAGGTCTCCTGCATGGGTACTAGAAGAACACTAAAGTGGGCACTCATTTTGTGTGACCCCCACAGGGCCCGTCACGATTGGCTTTTCATCTTACGTTGGGATGGAGCTGATCCTCAATGAGAGCTTCTTCTACAGTTCAGTCAGCACATCCAGCGCCATGAAGGTCAACTCGCCAGTCATAACAGCCACAGTTGGTAACCGGCAACAGCACAACCTCACGGCTCCTGTCAAGCTGACTCTCCATCATAAACAGGTACGCGGGCAGAGCCACCACGGAGCACCTGACAATGTCAACCTTCTTCTACATTTTATGGCTCCTTTGATgtgtctttcttttacagctccATTTGTCCAATCCGGTGTGCGTTTACTGGAAATACCAAACAAGTGGGAGCTCCTGGTCACCAGAGGGGTGTAAGATGCTCATCTCCAATGTTAGCCACACCACGTGCAGCTGTAGCCATCTTACCAGCTTTGCTCTAATCATGGCAATATCTGAGCAGAAGGTGGGTGAGCACATGAATTGGTCCTAATGGGAAAAGCGGCGAGGCCAGCAGTGGAACATCTGAAGGTGTGGCCCCACCCTGGCCCCTCCCATCGTGTGCTGCTTGGCCCCTCCCTCCCGACATTAACTGTGTGGCTGTCATGTCAGGAGGGTTTGGGGTCCTCCTGGTCTTCCCAGCAGATGGCTGTTTGCTTGACGTGCTTTGGAGGTCTCTAACGCTTGCTtgtgtttctttgtcttttttgttcttcTGCTTGTTTTGTTTGGCTTCGCCTCAGCCAGTTTTCACTTTGGTTGCCAGCCGACTTGCCCAGCGGCTCTCCTTACTGCGCCTCGTTCTTAGCCCACTCAGCACGTCTCATGTGGTCAACAAGTGCAACAGATGGGCACTGGTAACGTGGTGGGGTACAACAAGTGAGGGTTCTCAAGCTACAATTGTGGGTGGCACTGAACCAGGATGGGTGGCAGGTCATTGTGACATTTTACTGATAAAGTTATAATGCAGTAAATAAGTTCCCGTTTATTTACTGCACACATGACAAGTTGCTGATCTAACGCCAGTCATTTCTACGTAAGACACGTCCACTGTTTGACTTGCAGGGTCTCATCATAGGAGTCGGTGAGGGGCTTCATAGGATGTATGAGAAGAGACCTGCCATGTTCGTTACTGGACTGGTCTCTCACGCCTCAAGCTCAACCCCAGTGCTGGTCGAGTCCCATTTGGAGCTCTAGGCGCTGGGGGGCATAGCGGGTTGTCAGTATTATTGCCCCCTCATTATTTGGAGTGCATCCCCTTACATAAATGGTGCCCTTTTgtgtacatttctgaaatttaCAGGATGCACAGCCTTCACTTCCTTAAACGGGGTCCCTCAGGTGccagttttacaaaaaagacTTGGGTTGGGGGGGGGGGGCTGTTCCTCCTTGGTGTCTGCACCCCCTCAGTTACATAACTGGTGCCCCTCTATGTACATAATGTGGACTTTATAAAAGATGGTCCCCTTAAATTTCATCTACGGTGCCcctaatggattgaccagctCAGTCTGTCATCACCATTCTGAATTTCTGATTGCTAGCACCCAGTGCCACACATGGCAACATACCACCCTAGCAACATCCTTGGCAGTTTTGCTTGAATACGTGTGCCATGTTTTAAATTATGGTGACAGCAGCTGCTTTTAGCATCAAACCTGAACACACCTGAGAAAGGGGCGTGGCCAAAGGAAGAAGACAAACGGCCTGAGCTTCCCTATAGGAAGGCCCCTCCACAAATGGTGCCATCTGACTGGTCTGTGCCAAAGACCACTTGTCCTGGCCCCTCAGGCCCGAGACGAGCACCAGTCTTCTCTAAGCTCTCCTCTTCTCTCCTCAGATACCCGACGACTCGGCTTTGTCCATCTTCAGCAGTGTGGTGGTGTCAATATCCCTGGTGTGCCTCGCCCTCGCCATCCTGACCTTCCTGCTCACCCGCTCGATTGTGGACGTCAACAAGACCGTTTACCTGCACCTCAGCCTGTGCCTCTTTGGGGCTCACTTGCTCTTCTTAACTGGAGTGGAGAGCACGAGCAACAAGGTGAGTGAGCACAGGGTGACCATTGACGGGTGAGGTGGGGGACACTGGGAGGTTTTTCAAAGCCTTCCAAACTCACCCACCTGTTCCCAGGGTGATGTTTGGCCTACATCAGGTTGAGGCCTAAACTGCACCCACCACAAAGTGACCGCAGTCCATGGAGAACTTCCATAGGTCTGTAGAGAGGAGGTGGTCTGGTAAGTTGGATGGGGTCAGGTCAGGGCCTACTAGGAAAGGTGCTACATGAAGCATGGGGGGTCTGATGAGATCCATGCTCCCTGATTGTAATGTTTGGACACCAGACAGATGAGGACCCAGTGGCCTCTTGGGTGTTGATGTTCTTTAAGCAGACTAACATCTCCCTTCCGCTGTGTCTTCATGACTCCATGATCTACACCTGCGTGATGAGCCTTAGCCATCCATTCACAAGTTCTGCTCATGGCTGACCACCTCCCAGTGCTAAGTAGTGGACGAGGTCACGgactggtggcacagtggtggtggCACAGCTGGCCTGTCAATGCGGCCTGCCCTCACTTGGCCTCAGGTATGACATTGCAGATGACAAGTGTGTGAAAAGTGAAACTGGACAAAGGGGGCCAGTCAGTCACCTCTGTCACATGGAACAACACGATATGTCACTGGTGGGCTCCCACAACACCATTTATGAATCGATGAGTTGAAGCTCCGCTCATCCGCTTTGGTCTCCTCACCCCTCTGCCTTCCTTCACAGACCCTCTGCTCGGTGATCGCTGGTTTCCTGCACTTCTTATTCCTGGCCAGCTTCACCTGGATGTCCCTTGGGGGGCTGCAGCTCCTCCTGCTGGTGCGAAACCTGAAAGCGGTCAAGTACAGCAGCCGGCAGGGCCTACGGAGGAGACACCTGCTACCGGTGGGCTACGGCGCCCCAGCGCTCATCGTGGCCGTGGCTGCGGTGGTCTTCCCCAGTGGATATGGAGGAGAACAACAGTGAGATTTGAATATTTTATGAGTCTTTCATCCAGGATGAATCAAAAGACCCTCTTGTTAAAATCAGAAAGTTCCGCCTGCTCCCTATGATCCACCTTTACCTGAGGACCGGTGGTCCGCGTGCGTCTTAGAGCTCCAGTAaaatttgactttttgttttttccccagcTGCTGGTTGTCCCAATATCGTGGATTCTTCTGGAGTTTTCGGGGCCCGTCGTATTTCTTGATTACGGTAAGTCGCTGCTGGCCTGTCTGCTATCTGTGCCAGTCCTTGTGACTCACTAGGAGGATGAAGCACAGGCTGACTTGCTGTGTCACCTTCTCTCTTAGGCCAACCTTCTTCTGTTCACCTCGGTCCTCTACAATCTGAGGTCTCAGCTCCATGGCGTCAATTCTGATGTGTCCAAACTTAAGGATACGAGGTGAGGATGATGAAGCTTCAGCACACGGTCAGCGTGCCACCACAAACACGGTGCCCACCTCAGAGATTAGCGTTTGAAATGAGGCGTGTGACACATCTGGAATATGACCACTGAGACAGGCGCTGTGTCACTTCAGGGGGCTTCTCCCACCGTGTCGCTGAACTTCTGCCTTCATTAAGCAGGCTGCTCGcttgtttctttgtgttttttacttttcagtcGTCACTTCTTTCACGTTCtgcttatttacacaattataacAGAAGTTGGCAACACACTAGAAGAGCCGCTGTGATTTAACATTCTCTGTCACTTGTACCCGTGCCCACCTCGGTGTGCCATTAAAAGAGCAAAGTCAAGAGGAAAAAAGATGACGATGAGACAAAGTTGTCATTTAATGTCACGTGGCTGTCATTGTCAttgtcaaatctgcttaatccagaccag harbors:
- the LOC120522009 gene encoding adhesion G protein-coupled receptor E3-like, with product MTKEHKSIMAEIYLQTVEKLMMSVPDNNDSRLWRENVSTKNLELDILRIPSKYSAVKDTQELQSRGNVLEVNVQSIMGADTEGPVTIGFSSYVGMELILNESFFYSSVSTSSAMKVNSPVITATVGNRQQHNLTAPVKLTLHHKQLHLSNPVCVYWKYQTSGSSWSPEGCKMLISNVSHTTCSCSHLTSFALIMAISEQKIPDDSALSIFSSVVVSISLVCLALAILTFLLTRSIVDVNKTVYLHLSLCLFGAHLLFLTGVESTSNKTLCSVIAGFLHFLFLASFTWMSLGGLQLLLLVRNLKAVKYSSRQGLRRRHLLPVGYGAPALIVAVAAVVFPSGYGGEQHCWLSQYRGFFWSFRGPSYFLITANLLLFTSVLYNLRSQLHGVNSDVSKLKDTRLLTFKSIAHFVIMGCSWALGFYQGLQVFRYLFVLLNGLQGFFIFLVYCLLNRQVRGEYRSCFRRVTRQTETSVPEGTETKDTTL